A section of the Candidatus Methanosuratincola sp. genome encodes:
- a CDS encoding winged helix-turn-helix domain-containing protein has protein sequence MEEDRRREVMDALGEKTRYEIVVALSKKELTGDAIASAVNRSRSTVESHLSMLLRLGLISREMRERVYYYRATPLAVQYLQGAQAVESQLPKTLRSDSKGMRYLWVLLSAVAGSLYFVVNQYLYPFHIFGMGILFGIASSILLKSFIDVVKATFATAFVISFLAYLILFSSSPLALLVSFTISLVYIAIGLALWLLIRSFSRYISRIR, from the coding sequence ATGGAAGAAGATCGTCGGCGCGAAGTGATGGACGCACTTGGCGAGAAGACAAGGTACGAGATAGTGGTTGCCCTCTCAAAGAAAGAGCTGACAGGTGACGCGATAGCATCTGCTGTGAACCGGTCCAGGAGCACCGTGGAATCGCACCTCTCAATGCTGCTAAGGCTTGGATTGATCTCACGGGAGATGCGTGAAAGAGTTTACTACTACCGTGCAACCCCACTTGCCGTCCAGTACCTGCAAGGAGCACAGGCTGTCGAGTCGCAGCTGCCGAAAACGTTGCGCTCGGACTCGAAGGGCATGCGCTATCTATGGGTCCTCCTCTCCGCTGTAGCCGGATCTCTTTATTTCGTGGTAAATCAGTACCTTTACCCTTTCCATATTTTTGGGATGGGGATACTTTTCGGTATAGCATCATCAATCCTTTTGAAAAGCTTCATCGATGTCGTCAAGGCCACTTTCGCTACTGCCTTCGTGATCTCCTTTCTGGCGTACTTGATCCTTTTCAGTTCCAGCCCGTTAGCCCTCTTGGTCTCTTTCACAATCTCTCTGGTCTACATAGCGATAGGGCTCGCCCTCTGGTTACTGATAAGATCATTCAGCCGTTATATTTCTAGAATAAGGTAG
- a CDS encoding DUF6125 family protein — protein MPSDVLESMTREDLIRYIMILSKNFLTIDGYWFLGVEEKYGIEAAIELDRRAWEQYAVSEAKRIKELLGITEGSLSDLERALHLICISPSSEVKTRLLGGRLIMTVTKCRPQRARTRDGKGEFACKPVGLAHLSTFAKVINPKFETRCIFAPPDSRPDGLWCSWKFSIKEGD, from the coding sequence TTGCCCTCCGATGTACTGGAGTCAATGACACGGGAGGATCTCATACGATACATCATGATCCTCTCGAAAAACTTCCTCACAATTGACGGATACTGGTTCTTGGGTGTTGAAGAGAAATACGGGATCGAAGCTGCGATAGAACTTGACAGGCGCGCCTGGGAACAATACGCTGTCTCTGAAGCCAAGCGGATCAAGGAGCTGCTTGGGATAACCGAAGGGTCGTTGAGCGATCTGGAGCGGGCCCTGCACTTGATCTGCATCTCTCCGTCTTCAGAGGTCAAGACCAGACTGCTTGGCGGTCGGCTGATAATGACCGTCACAAAGTGCCGGCCCCAGCGAGCAAGGACAAGAGACGGGAAGGGGGAGTTTGCATGCAAGCCCGTCGGTCTTGCACACCTTTCAACCTTTGCAAAGGTGATCAACCCCAAATTTGAGACCAGGTGCATATTCGCGCCCCCAGACTCTCGCCCTGACGGACTATGGTGCAGCTGGAAGTTCTCCATAAAGG